From the Brevibacillus choshinensis genome, one window contains:
- a CDS encoding MmcQ/YjbR family DNA-binding protein, translating to MKKETLDVYCRKQLGCTHDYQVDWECDRYHVGGKMFAMIGSDSKGKDILTLKCDPARADELREIYEGIIPGYHMNKTHWNSIYFDADIPEGLWERLIAHSHELVVQKLPKKVKLELQNIE from the coding sequence GTGAAGAAGGAAACGTTGGATGTGTATTGCCGAAAGCAACTGGGCTGCACCCATGACTATCAGGTCGATTGGGAGTGCGATCGTTACCATGTAGGCGGAAAAATGTTTGCGATGATCGGTAGCGATTCCAAAGGGAAAGACATCCTTACATTGAAGTGTGATCCGGCTCGTGCAGATGAACTGCGAGAAATCTACGAAGGGATCATTCCTGGCTACCACATGAACAAAACACATTGGAATTCCATTTACTTCGACGCAGATATTCCAGAGGGGCTGTGGGAACGTCTCATTGCTCACTCGCATGAGCTCGTCGTCCAAAAGCTGCCCAAAAAAGTAAAGCTGGAATTGCAAAATATCGAGTAG
- a CDS encoding carbohydrate ABC transporter permease yields MAKLKMGINYATLILLSVMMVFPFIWMFIISVKPKNEIYSGNLLPSTFHFENYIRIFTDTKMLLYLWNSIYVSLIIIVFQIATAIFAAYVFATVQKRWVRYCFVLILATYMLPSAVTYIPSFILLSKANLLDTHIGYILSEFISIFAIFFLRQSFAQVPKDVVHAAKLDGAGHLRLIFTVYMPYCKNAIASLVLITFIYSYNNYMWPSLLIKSEDNMFVTIGLRRLFMSQAGYGMDFPLAMAACAVSLAPMLILLAISSKRIIHSMANLYVNK; encoded by the coding sequence TTGGCAAAATTAAAAATGGGCATTAACTATGCAACGTTAATTTTGTTGAGCGTAATGATGGTATTTCCATTTATTTGGATGTTCATCATTTCCGTAAAACCGAAAAACGAGATTTATAGCGGGAATCTTTTGCCGTCAACCTTTCATTTTGAAAATTACATCCGCATATTTACGGATACCAAGATGTTGCTTTATTTGTGGAACAGTATTTACGTCAGCCTGATTATCATAGTTTTTCAAATCGCAACTGCTATTTTTGCGGCGTATGTATTCGCCACGGTTCAGAAAAGATGGGTCCGTTACTGCTTTGTGCTTATATTGGCGACGTACATGCTGCCATCAGCGGTAACGTACATTCCCTCCTTTATTCTGTTATCAAAAGCGAATTTGCTGGATACGCATATCGGGTATATTCTCAGTGAATTCATCAGCATCTTTGCGATTTTTTTCTTGCGGCAATCTTTTGCCCAGGTGCCCAAGGATGTGGTTCACGCCGCTAAATTGGATGGCGCAGGGCATTTGAGGCTCATTTTTACCGTGTATATGCCGTATTGCAAAAATGCGATTGCATCCTTGGTGTTGATCACATTCATTTACAGCTATAACAACTACATGTGGCCATCGCTGTTGATCAAGTCAGAGGATAACATGTTCGTCACGATCGGCTTGCGCAGGTTGTTTATGAGTCAGGCAGGCTATGGAATGGACTTCCCTCTAGCGATGGCTGCCTGCGCGGTGTCGCTTGCGCCTATGTTAATCCTGTTGGCCATTTCCAGTAAGAGGATCATTCATTCAATGGCCAATCTCTATGTGAACAAATAA
- a CDS encoding carbohydrate ABC transporter permease, producing the protein MGRPISRDGKDNLWSLALLLPTLIPLLIFWIYPMIKTFHISFTDWNYISPTFDYVKLENYKNLISDSFFAKVLKNTLVFTFFTVVPPILIGLFVAIRLNKIKALRNFFVATVFSSWITPTVVVSMVWVSIFDSESGIVNALLKGVGAEPVKWLGGQTTAMIVVIIVTIWQYTGLAVLLLSSALAKVDPEVEKANDLDGGKGLRKLLRITLPAISPILVFMFVFFTLNSLKAYDQIYILTQGGPSGATSTILYYFYVLAFELYETGPASALAMIFLVICLLISALNFFLSKLLFPK; encoded by the coding sequence ATGGGTAGACCAATCAGCAGAGATGGAAAAGACAACCTATGGTCGCTTGCGCTACTGTTGCCGACACTGATTCCGTTACTAATTTTTTGGATATATCCAATGATTAAAACGTTCCACATTAGCTTTACGGATTGGAACTACATTTCGCCAACTTTTGATTATGTAAAGCTGGAGAACTACAAAAATTTAATCAGCGATTCTTTTTTTGCAAAGGTTTTGAAGAATACGCTTGTGTTTACATTTTTTACGGTAGTCCCGCCAATTCTTATCGGGTTGTTCGTGGCGATCAGGTTAAACAAGATAAAGGCCTTACGTAATTTCTTTGTTGCCACTGTTTTTTCATCATGGATCACACCAACTGTCGTGGTATCCATGGTATGGGTCAGCATATTCGACAGTGAATCGGGGATTGTAAATGCACTTCTAAAAGGAGTAGGCGCAGAACCGGTAAAGTGGCTGGGTGGACAAACTACGGCGATGATTGTCGTCATTATCGTCACGATCTGGCAGTATACGGGATTGGCCGTATTGTTACTTTCCTCTGCTTTGGCAAAGGTAGATCCGGAAGTAGAGAAAGCGAATGATCTGGATGGGGGCAAAGGGTTACGAAAATTACTAAGAATCACCCTGCCGGCGATCTCTCCCATCCTTGTGTTTATGTTCGTCTTTTTTACACTGAATTCGCTCAAAGCCTATGATCAGATTTATATTTTGACGCAAGGTGGACCTTCAGGTGCGACCTCAACGATTCTGTACTACTTCTATGTATTAGCTTTTGAGTTGTATGAAACAGGACCTGCTTCGGCGTTGGCGATGATTTTCCTTGTCATATGTCTTCTGATCAGCGCGCTGAATTTCTTCCTATCTAAACTACTGTTTCCGAAATGA
- a CDS encoding YheC/YheD family protein — translation MISSSKWSLHKFFAKSPHIRPFLPPTSLYQPALLSTYLGKYETVYIKPTRTHMGKGILRVQKKDSGYQFVKERGEPVEVPSLEELQRRLEKQCVEKQYIIQKGIDLAELNGRPYDIRVMMMRNGLGKWQYAGMLAKVAGSDSIITNVARGGGYAVTVPHALKKSLSLSSNEIRKIEQNLIRLSYQVCSHFNKYRHSAQIGVDFAIDKQGGIVVIEVNYDFPSHGLFAKLKDKTYFRTIKRLHFQYRNRVKRKKSFTPTKKRRA, via the coding sequence ATGATCTCCTCCTCCAAATGGAGCCTTCACAAGTTTTTTGCCAAAAGCCCGCACATTCGTCCGTTTTTACCTCCCACTTCTTTGTATCAACCTGCCTTGCTCAGCACCTATTTAGGCAAATACGAGACCGTCTACATCAAACCGACGAGAACCCATATGGGAAAAGGCATTTTGCGCGTACAAAAAAAGGACAGCGGTTATCAGTTCGTCAAGGAGCGTGGGGAGCCCGTAGAAGTACCCTCTCTGGAAGAACTGCAAAGAAGGCTGGAGAAACAGTGCGTAGAAAAACAATACATTATTCAAAAAGGAATCGATCTGGCGGAGTTGAACGGACGCCCTTACGACATCCGCGTGATGATGATGCGAAACGGCCTCGGCAAGTGGCAATACGCAGGGATGCTGGCTAAAGTCGCCGGGTCCGACAGTATCATTACGAATGTGGCACGTGGTGGTGGGTATGCCGTCACAGTCCCTCATGCCTTGAAAAAATCGTTATCGCTCAGCTCCAATGAAATTCGCAAAATCGAGCAAAACCTCATTCGTCTCAGCTATCAAGTATGCTCTCATTTCAATAAATACAGGCATTCGGCCCAGATAGGGGTAGACTTTGCCATCGACAAACAGGGCGGAATCGTCGTGATCGAGGTCAATTACGACTTTCCTTCCCACGGATTATTCGCCAAGCTCAAGGACAAAACCTACTTTCGGACGATCAAGCGGCTCCACTTTCAATACCGCAACCGAGTCAAACGAAAAAAGAGCTTCACGCCCACGAAAAAAAGGAGAGCATGA
- a CDS encoding ABC transporter ATP-binding protein has protein sequence MSSITLNALSKQYTKEKHTLDHISLEIKDKEFLVLLGPSGCGKSTLLRMIAGIEEITHGEVYIGDVCVNDVEPKDRGVAMVFQNYALYPHMTVFENMAYGLKIKKVKKAERERRIKAAADILQINSLLKRLPSQLSGGQKQRVAIGRAIVKEPKVFLMDEPLSNLDAKLRNEMRIEIKKLHERLNSTFIYVTHDQVEAVTLGDRIAIMAEGKFRQIGTPMEIIDCPVDMFVANFISSPPINYLDAVLMNRNGQTYVDIDGVLLETNLPIEVMKDSPKVVAGIRPEHCFITEDTNNTLEMEVLFTEIIGTDVLLHLKYKTSNFIVKKSFTEMYSKGQKLHVGMHANHVNVFDKQTEKNLRSRQ, from the coding sequence ATGTCGAGTATTACGTTGAACGCATTGTCGAAACAATATACGAAAGAAAAGCATACACTCGATCATATCAGTCTTGAGATTAAAGACAAAGAGTTTCTGGTGTTGCTAGGACCGTCCGGATGCGGGAAGTCTACTTTGCTCAGAATGATTGCCGGCATCGAAGAAATCACGCACGGTGAAGTCTATATCGGGGATGTTTGTGTAAATGACGTGGAGCCTAAGGATCGGGGAGTAGCGATGGTTTTTCAAAACTATGCTCTTTATCCGCATATGACCGTATTTGAGAATATGGCTTACGGTCTGAAAATAAAAAAGGTAAAAAAAGCCGAAAGGGAAAGACGCATTAAGGCAGCAGCGGATATTTTGCAGATCAATTCATTGCTGAAACGGCTCCCCAGCCAATTGTCAGGCGGGCAAAAACAGCGGGTAGCAATCGGCAGGGCTATTGTCAAAGAACCGAAAGTCTTTTTAATGGACGAGCCGTTATCCAATCTGGATGCCAAGTTGCGAAATGAAATGAGAATTGAAATTAAAAAACTTCATGAGCGTTTAAACTCTACTTTCATTTATGTCACCCATGATCAGGTAGAGGCCGTTACCCTGGGCGACCGGATCGCGATTATGGCCGAAGGGAAGTTTAGGCAAATCGGAACGCCGATGGAAATAATCGATTGCCCTGTGGATATGTTCGTCGCCAATTTCATCAGTTCTCCACCAATCAATTATTTGGATGCTGTTCTGATGAATCGAAATGGACAAACGTATGTGGACATCGATGGGGTGTTACTGGAAACAAACCTACCGATAGAAGTGATGAAAGATAGCCCCAAGGTTGTAGCAGGGATTCGACCTGAGCATTGTTTCATCACGGAAGACACGAACAATACATTGGAAATGGAGGTATTGTTTACGGAAATTATCGGTACGGATGTGTTGTTGCACCTAAAGTATAAGACGTCCAATTTTATTGTGAAAAAGAGCTTTACGGAGATGTACTCAAAAGGGCAGAAGCTGCACGTGGGGATGCATGCAAATCATGTCAACGTGTTTGACAAACAAACGGAAAAAAACCTAAGGAGTCGCCAATGA
- a CDS encoding VOC family protein, with product MGIKLDMVGIVVQDMKKSLDFYRVLGLEIPERANTEMHVEVAQDGLRLAFDTVEVAKGVYGSWDEPTGHRIELAFLCDSADALNALYEKLMHHCYVGHREPWDAFWGQRYAIVTDPDGNLISLFA from the coding sequence ATGGGAATCAAGCTGGATATGGTGGGAATTGTCGTGCAGGATATGAAGAAATCACTGGATTTTTATCGTGTGCTCGGCCTGGAAATACCGGAAAGAGCAAATACAGAAATGCATGTGGAAGTGGCACAGGACGGTCTACGTCTAGCGTTTGACACCGTGGAGGTCGCAAAGGGTGTGTATGGCAGTTGGGATGAGCCGACCGGCCACCGAATCGAACTGGCGTTTTTGTGTGACAGCGCAGACGCTTTGAATGCCCTGTACGAAAAGCTGATGCACCACTGCTATGTGGGACATCGCGAACCGTGGGATGCCTTCTGGGGCCAGCGCTATGCGATTGTCACTGACCCGGATGGAAATCTCATCAGTCTATTTGCGTAA
- a CDS encoding alkaline phosphatase family protein, with translation MNVLISLDGLSHQNFERSSQQFIMNGFSYCKKLITTFPSVTFNAHATAMTGSNHDKHLVFDNVVSRSGTMERIELYGDHEIICNESLHEQTLFYSLAENERKSCCIHWPMTSGNPYIHHLVTESGSKKKIQGTVSVEEIDTVALLETIQAIESAAYDFIAARFVCYDALSHQYGKDSMEAARCLEMLFEYIGQIDNALKKSHRPYNLIVFSDHGQSDVRTFFYPNEILAQSRWQQNLHNNQIRFVGDGSGSLLFYSSLEHQQNREIMDYFSGLPQVNLFYALEGESSSEYRPVGILDLNHTVCGEDIVPPEQPKYRNMKSLHGYHPANVDEMNGFMVCKGDQIEINKIMDETNIENIAPTIAALFQISHPCDGRKIKGMIREYD, from the coding sequence ATGAATGTGCTCATCTCGTTAGATGGCTTAAGTCATCAAAACTTTGAACGTAGCTCACAGCAATTTATAATGAATGGCTTTTCATACTGTAAAAAACTGATCACAACGTTTCCGTCGGTTACCTTTAATGCTCATGCTACGGCGATGACCGGGAGCAATCATGACAAGCATCTTGTCTTTGATAATGTTGTGTCTCGTTCTGGGACGATGGAAAGAATCGAGTTGTACGGCGACCACGAGATCATTTGCAATGAATCTTTACATGAGCAGACGTTATTTTATTCACTTGCCGAGAACGAAAGGAAGAGCTGCTGCATCCATTGGCCGATGACGTCCGGGAACCCTTATATTCATCATCTGGTTACGGAATCTGGCAGCAAAAAAAAGATCCAAGGAACCGTTTCTGTGGAGGAAATCGATACAGTAGCACTGCTTGAAACGATACAAGCGATTGAATCTGCGGCATATGATTTCATCGCTGCTAGGTTTGTCTGTTATGATGCGCTGTCGCACCAATATGGGAAGGACTCAATGGAGGCAGCCCGTTGTCTTGAAATGCTGTTTGAATATATCGGGCAAATTGACAACGCGTTAAAAAAGTCGCATCGACCATACAACCTGATTGTCTTTTCCGATCATGGTCAAAGCGATGTTCGAACGTTCTTTTATCCCAATGAGATTTTGGCGCAAAGCCGCTGGCAGCAAAATTTGCACAACAATCAAATAAGATTTGTCGGCGATGGAAGCGGTTCGTTGTTGTTTTACAGTTCATTGGAGCATCAGCAAAACAGAGAAATCATGGATTATTTTAGCGGTCTGCCTCAAGTGAATCTTTTTTATGCGCTGGAAGGAGAATCCAGTTCGGAATATCGGCCTGTCGGTATCTTGGATTTGAATCATACGGTATGCGGCGAAGATATCGTTCCCCCGGAACAGCCGAAATACAGGAATATGAAAAGCTTGCATGGGTATCATCCTGCCAATGTCGATGAAATGAATGGGTTTATGGTGTGTAAGGGCGACCAAATCGAGATAAACAAAATAATGGATGAAACAAACATAGAGAACATCGCACCTACGATAGCGGCGTTGTTCCAAATCTCGCACCCATGTGACGGCAGAAAGATTAAAGGCATGATTAGGGAGTACGATTAA
- a CDS encoding helix-turn-helix transcriptional regulator, with the protein MKRIYRPLQPPVIQKGLLQPHYDYREYEPSDGLEPYVACYWTSDFSPIEHTQLHRIIPDGCIDIIVDRKAPSLTKGAFISELMTSYEVLDLTRPQSLFGIRFFAETIHLFLRDPVSAFRGSPPLLADLWGSEAGLLVEEMMEAPGIREMIEVVERKLRRCLHSHSSISEGLLQTSISYLYAAQGNLSIKALAETLCYSERNLRRMFQHELGVSPKELSQIIRFQAMLQSLYHTPPAHLTQLAYTYGYFDQPHFIKEFKRFYGLPPSQVLVPSQL; encoded by the coding sequence TTGAAGCGAATCTATCGACCGTTACAGCCACCTGTCATCCAAAAGGGGCTATTACAGCCTCACTATGATTATCGGGAGTATGAACCAAGCGATGGCTTGGAGCCGTATGTTGCGTGTTATTGGACAAGCGACTTTTCCCCCATAGAGCACACTCAGCTACACCGGATTATTCCGGATGGCTGCATCGACATTATTGTTGATCGGAAGGCTCCCTCACTCACCAAAGGCGCGTTCATTTCGGAATTGATGACGAGCTATGAAGTACTCGATCTCACCCGACCCCAGTCGCTGTTCGGCATTCGCTTTTTTGCGGAGACCATCCACCTGTTTCTACGCGATCCTGTTTCTGCGTTTCGCGGCAGTCCACCCTTGCTCGCTGATCTGTGGGGGAGTGAAGCAGGGCTGCTGGTAGAAGAAATGATGGAGGCACCTGGAATTCGTGAAATGATTGAAGTTGTGGAAAGAAAGCTGCGTCGCTGCTTACATAGTCATTCGTCCATTTCGGAGGGCCTGCTACAGACGAGTATTTCTTATCTGTACGCTGCCCAAGGCAATCTTTCCATAAAGGCATTGGCGGAAACACTCTGCTACAGTGAACGCAATCTGCGGAGGATGTTTCAGCATGAGCTGGGAGTCTCCCCCAAAGAGCTGTCCCAAATCATTCGTTTTCAAGCGATGCTCCAAAGCCTTTATCACACGCCACCTGCTCACCTAACACAGCTCGCATACACGTACGGATATTTTGATCAGCCGCATTTTATCAAGGAGTTCAAACGTTTTTACGGACTGCCGCCCTCCCAAGTTTTGGTGCCAAGCCAACTATGA
- a CDS encoding GbsR/MarR family transcriptional regulator: protein MKRMTTQGQEEPSQRRIELRAQVIEAIAQTMDLYGANHSFGKLYGFMFFEDKPMTLEDMKDYMNMSKSNMSYAIRSLLDSRMVTKLEEKKDRKDQYVAETDFFQTFRVFFTMKLQREIDVMLGAINQVIPELSEIALAEDTSDAERQECLRDLHKLRHGVNYYTWLQKFVNRLRDGEYLD from the coding sequence ATGAAGCGAATGACCACGCAGGGTCAGGAAGAGCCGTCGCAGCGCCGCATCGAATTACGCGCCCAGGTTATCGAAGCCATTGCGCAGACGATGGATCTTTACGGCGCCAACCATTCGTTCGGCAAGCTGTACGGTTTCATGTTTTTCGAGGATAAGCCGATGACACTTGAGGACATGAAAGACTATATGAACATGAGCAAGAGCAACATGAGCTATGCCATCCGATCACTGCTGGATTCCAGAATGGTCACCAAGTTGGAGGAGAAGAAGGACCGAAAAGATCAGTATGTGGCGGAAACCGATTTTTTCCAGACATTCCGTGTCTTTTTCACCATGAAACTACAGCGGGAAATTGATGTCATGCTCGGGGCAATCAACCAGGTGATTCCCGAGCTTTCGGAAATCGCGCTTGCAGAGGACACCTCCGATGCCGAGAGACAGGAATGCCTGCGAGATCTTCATAAGCTGCGCCACGGCGTAAACTATTACACCTGGCTTCAGAAGTTTGTGAATCGGCTGCGGGACGGAGAGTATTTAGATTAG
- the mscL gene encoding large conductance mechanosensitive channel protein MscL: MLKEFKEFALKGNVLDLAVGVVIGGAFGKIVTSLVNDLITPLIGLLLGKVDFSNLFINLSGVHYETLKAAKEKGAATLNYGLFLNSVIDFLIIAFSIFIVIKQLNRFKRKQEEVKTPVTTKECPHCITSIPLKATRCPNCTSVLEGHGSQSLATE, from the coding sequence TTGTTGAAAGAATTTAAAGAGTTTGCCTTAAAAGGCAACGTGCTTGATCTGGCAGTCGGTGTCGTAATCGGTGGTGCTTTTGGAAAGATTGTTACTTCATTGGTAAATGACTTAATTACCCCGCTCATCGGGTTGTTGCTTGGCAAGGTTGATTTTTCCAATCTGTTCATCAATTTGAGTGGCGTTCATTACGAGACGCTGAAAGCAGCCAAGGAAAAAGGGGCGGCGACTCTAAACTACGGCTTGTTCCTCAACAGCGTCATCGACTTTTTGATCATCGCATTCTCGATCTTTATCGTGATCAAGCAGCTGAACCGATTCAAACGCAAGCAGGAAGAGGTCAAGACGCCAGTAACGACCAAGGAATGCCCGCACTGCATTACCTCGATCCCGTTGAAGGCGACGCGCTGCCCGAATTGTACCTCTGTGCTGGAAGGTCATGGTTCACAATCTCTGGCAACCGAATAA
- a CDS encoding ABC transporter substrate-binding protein, translating into MKKRTRNAKSVVYSIMCSALILTGVVGCSNNTTSENNANAASASDPKEKIKLEFYYGLGGKLGETMQKIVQDFNSKNQQYEVVPVIQGDYGETLQALQASLAAGKPPALSINGYPEFMKLAKSDALLPLDEYINQPEYKKDDVLLLEQGKYNEATLGVPAYVATQMMYYRKDIFEKYHIDYNSLKSFEQLADAAKLIKEKEGISGWSIMWYAEHMIDYARSAGGDIVSKDGKTVTIDSEEWIYAWDNIRKWVHEDKIMDTVYGGNGWEWWYKTIDNVMNGKSAGYTGSSGDGGDLDFTKVATGMQKGFHGEKPRPVATSVMFNLFKASSKEQQQGAWEFVKFFSEAEKTAYWAVETGYIPIRDSAVNTDIYQNKLKENPYLSVPLEQAKTNGIAPFVDPTGGKIYAEIELAKDKVLIENIPAQEALKEAKRKAQVELDKALKQ; encoded by the coding sequence GTGAAAAAGCGGACAAGAAACGCCAAGAGCGTCGTTTATTCTATCATGTGTTCTGCACTCATTTTGACGGGGGTAGTCGGTTGCTCGAATAATACCACATCGGAAAACAATGCGAATGCAGCGTCAGCGTCTGACCCAAAAGAGAAAATCAAACTGGAGTTCTACTATGGTCTTGGCGGTAAGCTCGGGGAGACGATGCAAAAAATCGTTCAGGATTTTAACAGCAAAAATCAGCAATATGAAGTCGTGCCGGTTATCCAAGGGGACTATGGTGAAACGTTGCAAGCACTGCAGGCTTCACTCGCAGCGGGTAAGCCTCCCGCATTATCTATTAACGGTTACCCAGAATTTATGAAGCTGGCAAAGAGCGATGCGTTGCTTCCATTGGATGAGTATATCAATCAACCGGAGTATAAAAAGGACGACGTTCTGCTGTTGGAGCAAGGCAAATACAATGAGGCAACCTTAGGTGTTCCGGCATATGTCGCTACACAAATGATGTACTACCGAAAAGATATCTTTGAAAAATACCATATTGATTACAATTCTCTGAAAAGCTTTGAACAATTGGCTGATGCAGCGAAGCTCATCAAAGAAAAGGAAGGGATTAGCGGCTGGTCAATCATGTGGTACGCAGAGCATATGATCGATTACGCCCGTTCAGCTGGTGGCGATATCGTCAGCAAAGACGGCAAGACCGTTACGATCGACTCGGAAGAATGGATTTATGCTTGGGATAACATTCGCAAATGGGTTCATGAGGACAAAATCATGGACACGGTATACGGTGGGAATGGCTGGGAATGGTGGTATAAAACGATTGACAATGTGATGAATGGAAAATCCGCAGGATACACAGGTTCTTCCGGCGACGGAGGCGATTTGGATTTCACCAAAGTGGCAACAGGGATGCAAAAAGGATTTCATGGAGAAAAGCCTAGACCTGTAGCGACATCTGTCATGTTTAACCTGTTCAAAGCGTCCTCCAAAGAGCAACAACAAGGTGCTTGGGAATTCGTGAAATTCTTCTCGGAAGCGGAAAAAACGGCTTACTGGGCTGTAGAAACAGGATATATTCCGATTCGGGACAGCGCGGTGAATACAGATATCTACCAGAATAAATTGAAAGAAAACCCATATTTATCAGTACCTTTGGAACAAGCAAAAACGAATGGGATTGCTCCTTTTGTAGATCCGACAGGTGGTAAGATTTATGCAGAAATCGAGCTGGCGAAAGACAAAGTTCTCATTGAAAATATCCCTGCACAAGAAGCGCTGAAAGAGGCGAAAAGAAAAGCGCAAGTAGAGCTCGACAAGGCTCTGAAGCAATAA
- a CDS encoding nucleoside hydrolase, giving the protein MKKKVIIDVDTGIDDAMALSYAVHSPDLEVCGVTTTFGNISVEEATRNTLQVLELVGATDIPVYQGAFKPLVRELKEKAKLFHGENGLGNIMLPLPTSAPQAISAAQYLVSAIKAQPNEITLVTVGSMTNLALAIMAAPEIVSLVKRVVVMGGAVAVPGNRTPVAEANICADPEAAAYVFQSGISLTLVGLDVTMQTLLTREHLQQWRERDTKVSRFFADICDVYMDAYAKVGNVRGCGLHDPLAVGVVIDPTFVTAVPMHVQVDTSGSASDARTIGDRRKHPEFPPNVDVCVEVDHDRFVQHFLEFVM; this is encoded by the coding sequence ATGAAGAAAAAAGTCATCATCGACGTGGACACCGGAATCGATGACGCGATGGCGCTCTCCTACGCCGTTCATTCTCCTGATTTGGAGGTTTGCGGAGTTACGACCACGTTTGGAAATATCAGTGTCGAAGAAGCGACACGCAACACACTGCAAGTACTGGAGCTGGTTGGTGCTACAGATATCCCGGTCTATCAGGGAGCTTTCAAGCCACTCGTTCGCGAGCTAAAAGAAAAGGCCAAGCTGTTTCATGGAGAGAACGGTTTGGGTAATATCATGCTGCCTTTGCCTACGTCCGCTCCCCAAGCGATAAGTGCAGCACAATATCTCGTGTCGGCGATCAAGGCACAGCCGAATGAAATTACCTTGGTCACGGTAGGAAGTATGACCAATCTGGCGTTGGCGATCATGGCTGCGCCGGAGATCGTCTCTCTCGTCAAGCGGGTCGTTGTCATGGGGGGAGCCGTAGCTGTTCCGGGCAATCGGACGCCTGTGGCTGAAGCGAATATTTGTGCGGATCCTGAAGCGGCAGCGTACGTCTTTCAATCAGGAATTTCACTGACTCTGGTTGGTCTGGATGTGACCATGCAGACACTCCTCACGCGAGAGCATCTGCAGCAATGGCGAGAACGCGATACAAAAGTAAGCCGCTTTTTCGCAGATATTTGTGACGTCTACATGGATGCGTACGCCAAGGTCGGCAACGTTCGTGGATGTGGGCTACATGATCCGCTCGCAGTCGGTGTCGTCATCGACCCTACTTTTGTTACAGCTGTTCCGATGCACGTTCAGGTAGATACGTCAGGTAGTGCGAGTGATGCGCGTACGATTGGCGACAGACGGAAGCACCCGGAGTTCCCGCCCAATGTGGATGTGTGCGTCGAAGTCGATCATGACCGCTTCGTTCAGCATTTTTTGGAATTTGTCATGTAG
- a CDS encoding HAD hydrolase-like protein gives MKNDIALAVFDLAGTLVEDNNGVRDCLHKAAVEYGLNVTKDEISTHMGTNKIHLYQFLIARTKGNMIDFKNFEVDIDSSTHDEAVKLYDRYTEYMIAYYQENCREIEGATETLKWCKDNGIKVATGTGFHKEINSVIMESLGWVKNGLIDYAVDLDMVPEGKGRPAPFMIFKAMEYLNVQNVRQVIKLGDTPADMLEGYNAGCKAVIGVMQGSTPIEVWGKYYHTHVLDTVKELPELIVSGKIV, from the coding sequence ATGAAAAACGACATTGCATTGGCTGTATTTGATTTGGCGGGAACCCTGGTAGAGGACAATAACGGAGTCAGAGATTGTCTTCACAAAGCGGCCGTTGAATACGGATTAAACGTGACAAAAGATGAAATCAGCACCCACATGGGAACAAACAAGATTCATCTCTATCAATTTTTGATTGCAAGAACAAAAGGGAATATGATCGACTTCAAAAATTTTGAAGTAGATATTGATAGTTCGACGCACGATGAAGCTGTCAAACTTTACGATCGATATACCGAATACATGATTGCTTATTATCAAGAAAATTGCCGAGAAATCGAAGGCGCAACAGAAACGTTGAAATGGTGCAAAGACAATGGAATCAAAGTAGCGACGGGGACAGGATTCCATAAAGAGATCAACAGTGTCATTATGGAGTCGCTCGGTTGGGTGAAGAATGGCTTGATCGATTATGCAGTTGACCTTGATATGGTTCCAGAAGGAAAAGGACGCCCGGCTCCCTTTATGATTTTCAAAGCAATGGAATATTTAAATGTTCAAAACGTAAGACAAGTCATTAAACTCGGCGATACGCCTGCTGATATGCTCGAAGGATACAATGCTGGTTGTAAAGCGGTCATTGGCGTCATGCAAGGCTCGACTCCTATCGAAGTATGGGGCAAGTATTATCATACGCATGTGCTTGATACCGTGAAAGAACTGCCTGAGCTCATCGTGTCCGGTAAAATTGTATGA